Proteins encoded within one genomic window of Chthonomonas sp.:
- a CDS encoding ABC transporter permease, which produces MRALGSVLLIAAGLMVVLVVTLVAFGMPLGPSLNWLYEGALGSPQGRARSLVNMTPLLITGLGIGIAWRAGMINIGGEGQYVVGGLLGATMYKLAPNLNPIALNVTILVAGCVGGGLYASLAGWLSVRRGVQVIISTILLNFIAIQMLDWAVNGPLKEHKGQLPMTDMLPQSAMLARYSVSTDLHAGVFYALALAPLCALWLFRSRAGFVLRVVGNNPAVAEANRLSPGRVKIQAMAISGALCGLAGGIQYTAVAGQLARSFSQDWGFLAIPVALLGGLNPLGTVLSAGYFGALFAGTDTLARFVRGGSAILFVIQALAVFGFVAAGRWVERRRREAAP; this is translated from the coding sequence ATGAGAGCGTTGGGTTCGGTGCTGCTGATTGCAGCAGGACTCATGGTCGTCCTCGTGGTGACGTTGGTGGCCTTTGGCATGCCCCTTGGGCCGTCGCTGAATTGGCTCTATGAGGGAGCGCTCGGCTCGCCACAGGGGCGCGCGCGGTCGCTCGTGAACATGACCCCGCTGCTCATCACCGGCCTTGGGATTGGCATTGCCTGGCGCGCGGGCATGATCAATATCGGGGGCGAGGGGCAGTACGTGGTGGGCGGGTTACTTGGCGCGACGATGTACAAGCTCGCGCCCAACCTGAATCCGATCGCTCTCAACGTGACGATCTTGGTCGCGGGCTGCGTCGGCGGCGGGTTGTATGCCTCATTGGCGGGTTGGCTCAGCGTGCGCCGCGGCGTGCAGGTCATCATCTCCACGATCCTCCTCAACTTCATCGCGATCCAAATGCTGGACTGGGCCGTGAACGGGCCGCTTAAAGAACATAAGGGTCAGCTGCCCATGACCGATATGCTCCCGCAATCGGCGATGCTGGCGAGGTACTCAGTCAGCACCGATTTGCACGCTGGCGTCTTCTACGCCTTGGCGCTTGCGCCACTCTGTGCGCTGTGGCTTTTCCGTTCCCGGGCAGGTTTTGTGCTGCGAGTGGTGGGCAATAACCCTGCCGTTGCCGAGGCGAATCGTCTTTCGCCGGGGCGCGTGAAAATTCAGGCGATGGCCATCTCGGGGGCGCTGTGCGGACTCGCGGGTGGCATCCAGTACACCGCCGTCGCGGGGCAGCTCGCCCGCTCGTTCTCCCAAGACTGGGGGTTCCTGGCGATTCCGGTGGCGCTTCTGGGTGGTCTGAATCCGCTCGGAACAGTGCTGAGCGCGGGTTACTTTGGCGCGCTGTTCGCTGGGACCGATACGCTCGCTCGCTTTGTGCGTGGCGGGAGTGCGATTCTGTTCGTCATTCAAGCACTGGCAGTGTTCGGCTTCGTCGCTGCCGGCCGGTGGGTCGAGAGGCGTCGACGCGAGGCCGCGCCATGA
- a CDS encoding ABC transporter ATP-binding protein, producing the protein MDLRPGEIHAVLGENGAGKSTLMHVLAGEYEADSGEILVQGVPTKFGSAADARRAGIGMVHQHFMLVPAFTVAENLAMTTLDRLGSSLDLERRANKALTLGCELGWELDPHALTGQLAVGEQQRLEIVRLLATDAEVLIFDEPTAVLSPAEVEDLSRVLRQLRDGGRTVALIAHKLSEIMSVADRVTVLRRGKFIATAPISEVDEGTLATWMVGELPAPPAPPVRNPGEIAVEAKCLVVDGDRGEVAAREVDMSVRHGEILGIGGVDGNGQSELAEALAGLRRVRSGTLNAPTNVAYIPQDRQRQGLALGMSIEDNLTLGVLDREGFVKAGWLQPQRIRGWAERMVAEYAIKVGNLRDAVSTLSGGNQQKVIVSRIVDAGPEVLVALNPTRGLDFRAAEFVQQQLVRAAERGCAVILFTADLDELQSLCDRYAIMSRGELRTGELAATWVGGSG; encoded by the coding sequence TTGGATCTTCGTCCGGGAGAGATCCACGCAGTTTTAGGAGAGAACGGCGCGGGGAAATCGACCCTGATGCACGTCTTGGCGGGCGAGTACGAGGCGGACTCTGGGGAGATCTTAGTTCAGGGAGTGCCTACGAAGTTTGGATCCGCAGCGGACGCACGTCGCGCCGGGATCGGCATGGTCCACCAGCATTTCATGCTCGTTCCAGCTTTCACCGTGGCCGAGAACTTGGCGATGACCACCCTCGATCGGTTGGGGTCATCACTCGACCTGGAGCGGCGAGCGAACAAAGCGCTGACTTTGGGGTGCGAACTCGGCTGGGAGCTTGACCCGCATGCACTTACCGGCCAACTCGCGGTGGGCGAGCAACAGCGTTTGGAGATCGTGCGCTTGCTCGCAACGGATGCCGAAGTGCTGATCTTCGACGAACCAACCGCTGTCCTGTCACCAGCGGAGGTCGAGGACCTGAGCCGAGTGCTGCGTCAGTTGCGCGATGGGGGGCGCACGGTGGCTCTAATCGCTCACAAACTCAGCGAGATCATGTCCGTCGCCGACCGGGTCACCGTATTGCGACGGGGAAAGTTTATCGCCACCGCACCAATCTCGGAGGTGGACGAAGGGACCCTTGCGACTTGGATGGTGGGTGAATTGCCTGCCCCGCCTGCCCCACCCGTACGTAACCCCGGGGAGATCGCCGTGGAGGCAAAGTGCCTGGTGGTCGATGGGGACCGTGGCGAAGTAGCGGCACGCGAAGTGGACATGAGCGTGCGCCACGGAGAAATCTTGGGCATCGGTGGAGTTGACGGGAACGGCCAATCAGAGCTTGCCGAGGCGCTTGCGGGCTTACGGCGGGTCCGGTCCGGGACTCTCAATGCACCGACGAACGTCGCTTATATCCCCCAAGATCGACAGCGCCAGGGACTCGCGCTCGGGATGTCGATCGAAGACAACCTCACCTTGGGTGTCTTGGACCGAGAGGGGTTCGTGAAGGCGGGTTGGTTGCAACCGCAGCGCATCCGTGGGTGGGCCGAACGAATGGTGGCTGAGTACGCGATCAAGGTGGGGAACTTGCGCGATGCAGTCTCGACGCTCAGCGGCGGCAACCAGCAAAAGGTCATCGTGAGCCGCATTGTGGACGCGGGTCCCGAAGTGCTGGTGGCGCTGAATCCCACGCGCGGACTTGATTTTCGGGCCGCAGAGTTCGTCCAACAGCAGTTGGTCCGGGCGGCGGAGCGCGGGTGTGCGGTCATCTTGTTCACCGCCGACCTGGATGAGCTTCAGTCGCTGTGCGATCGTTACGCGATCATGTCGCGCGGCGAACTCCGAACCGGTGAATTGGCGGCAACGTGGGTCGGAGGATCGGGATGA
- a CDS encoding BMP family protein: MKFRTWLMVGAAFVVLGCTGGQTAAKDGTTEPTASKSEKFKVALITPGPVSDAGWNAMAYEGLQSMAKALGAEVVASEAQGPKIRDAMRTYAQDGYKLVIGHGYEYNEPGAEIAKLFPNTVFISSSGGLTAKNAGAFRFQLEDGFYMAGMFAAMQSKTGKLAMVGFSAIPSIASTFKAFEAGAKAANPKIVVRTIPIDLSADSIAVRQATLAVLNDGADFVIHQANNLAQTVFDACKEKGAFALGANANQNSNTSGAVVASAVIVANPAFLEVGKAVKAGTYEGGITTIGMAQKAIDFVIRPDVEAKLDPAVKERLAKVREEITSNPALVPKDKF; the protein is encoded by the coding sequence ATGAAGTTTCGCACTTGGCTCATGGTAGGCGCGGCCTTTGTCGTCCTCGGTTGTACGGGTGGGCAGACCGCCGCGAAGGACGGAACCACCGAACCCACCGCGTCCAAATCCGAGAAGTTCAAAGTCGCTTTGATCACTCCAGGTCCGGTAAGTGACGCGGGCTGGAACGCGATGGCCTACGAGGGGCTTCAGTCCATGGCAAAAGCGCTCGGGGCAGAAGTAGTTGCCAGTGAAGCCCAGGGTCCAAAGATTCGCGATGCCATGCGAACCTACGCTCAGGATGGCTACAAGCTGGTCATCGGGCACGGCTATGAGTACAACGAGCCGGGTGCCGAGATTGCAAAGCTCTTCCCGAACACGGTGTTCATCAGCAGCAGCGGTGGTCTGACTGCCAAGAACGCGGGCGCATTTCGGTTCCAGTTGGAGGACGGATTCTATATGGCGGGGATGTTCGCCGCGATGCAGTCCAAGACCGGCAAGCTAGCGATGGTTGGTTTCAGTGCGATCCCCAGCATCGCCTCGACCTTCAAGGCGTTCGAGGCGGGGGCAAAGGCGGCGAACCCCAAGATCGTGGTGCGCACGATCCCCATCGACCTCAGCGCGGACTCAATCGCCGTACGACAGGCGACGCTCGCTGTCCTGAACGACGGCGCGGATTTTGTGATTCACCAGGCGAATAATCTCGCTCAGACGGTCTTCGATGCGTGCAAAGAGAAGGGTGCCTTTGCGCTGGGAGCGAACGCCAACCAAAACAGCAATACGAGCGGCGCGGTGGTTGCGAGCGCAGTGATCGTTGCGAATCCTGCCTTCCTGGAAGTCGGCAAGGCGGTGAAAGCGGGGACGTACGAGGGCGGGATTACGACCATCGGCATGGCCCAGAAAGCGATCGATTTTGTGATCCGACCCGACGTCGAAGCCAAGCTCGATCCCGCTGTGAAGGAGCGTCTCGCCAAAGTGCGGGAAGAGATCACTTCGAACCCCGCTTTGGTGCCGAAGGACAAGTTCTGA
- a CDS encoding M42 family metallopeptidase has product MNEPLLKKLTEAHGVPGQEDKIRAIVREELTVTGELDVDWMGNLSCTVSPKGVNSPMRVMIAAHMDEIGFIVKYIDDQGFLKLQPLGGWDPRQMAAQRVIVHTATGPIHGVLMIQSKPKHLLSPDEMGKAPAIESFFVDIGMNAETANAAVSLGDMVTMNRDFQTMGDLCTCKAMDDRVALYVMIEALRAVKSHQVEIVAVATVQEEIGLRGASASGSAVKPDVVIAIDVTLANDIPGIPDSDAITRLGKGAAIKIMDSSLLCHPKLVKHFRTVAEKNEIAHQMEILPAGGTDAGGIQRLHGGIPAFTLSVPCRYIHTVNETVHRADVDAAVALLARYLEDAHNGDYRMI; this is encoded by the coding sequence ATGAACGAGCCATTGCTGAAGAAGCTGACGGAGGCCCACGGCGTCCCTGGACAAGAAGACAAGATTCGCGCAATCGTCCGTGAAGAGTTGACCGTTACGGGCGAGCTGGACGTCGATTGGATGGGCAACCTGAGCTGCACCGTCTCGCCCAAGGGTGTCAACTCGCCAATGCGCGTGATGATCGCCGCACACATGGATGAGATTGGCTTCATCGTCAAGTACATCGACGACCAAGGATTTCTAAAGCTTCAGCCACTGGGTGGTTGGGACCCGCGCCAAATGGCCGCTCAACGCGTGATCGTTCACACCGCCACCGGCCCAATCCACGGCGTGCTTATGATCCAGTCCAAGCCGAAGCATTTGCTCAGCCCGGACGAGATGGGGAAAGCACCGGCCATCGAGTCGTTCTTCGTGGACATTGGGATGAACGCCGAGACCGCGAATGCCGCGGTGAGCCTCGGCGATATGGTGACCATGAACCGAGACTTCCAGACGATGGGAGACCTATGCACGTGCAAGGCCATGGACGACCGAGTCGCGCTGTACGTGATGATCGAAGCTCTGCGCGCGGTGAAGTCGCACCAGGTGGAGATCGTGGCCGTTGCCACGGTGCAAGAGGAGATCGGTCTGCGCGGAGCAAGCGCCAGCGGTTCGGCAGTGAAGCCCGATGTGGTGATTGCCATCGACGTCACCCTCGCAAACGACATCCCGGGCATCCCGGATTCGGACGCGATTACTCGCCTCGGCAAGGGTGCCGCAATCAAGATCATGGACTCTTCCCTGCTGTGTCACCCCAAGTTGGTCAAACACTTCCGGACCGTCGCGGAGAAGAACGAGATCGCGCACCAGATGGAGATCCTTCCGGCGGGCGGTACCGATGCGGGTGGGATTCAGCGACTTCACGGCGGTATCCCTGCGTTCACCCTGTCGGTCCCATGTCGATACATCCACACAGTTAACGAGACTGTGCACCGTGCCGATGTGGATGCCGCGGTCGCGCTGTTGGCCCGATACCTCGAAGATGCACATAACGGCGACTACCGCATGATCTGA
- a CDS encoding N-acetylmuramoyl-L-alanine amidase, with product MEAIIAGIVLALAQPSAYPLAEKEGLHPGRGGMIWYGSNNFGPRPAGVVVDTIVLHHTAGTTMMGVCKWFAMTESQASAHYTIGKDGAIVQHVSTFNRAWHAGKSIDHFGRENVNNFSVGFEMDNVGDGKDPWTDAQVDACVRLIRVLKTYRFKDIKYITSHEYVAEPRGRKNDPLNFPWDRLIDTAKKYGLELIYKLDEQPKKRQ from the coding sequence ATGGAAGCCATCATCGCCGGCATCGTCCTCGCTCTGGCCCAGCCTAGCGCGTACCCTCTCGCAGAGAAGGAGGGGCTGCACCCGGGACGGGGCGGCATGATCTGGTACGGATCGAACAATTTCGGCCCTCGGCCCGCTGGTGTGGTTGTTGACACGATCGTCCTTCACCACACCGCAGGCACGACCATGATGGGAGTCTGCAAGTGGTTCGCCATGACCGAGAGTCAGGCAAGCGCGCACTACACCATCGGCAAGGACGGGGCGATTGTCCAGCACGTTTCGACGTTCAACCGCGCATGGCACGCCGGCAAAAGTATCGACCATTTTGGTCGGGAGAACGTCAACAACTTCTCGGTCGGATTTGAGATGGACAACGTCGGCGATGGGAAGGATCCCTGGACCGATGCCCAGGTTGATGCGTGTGTGCGCCTCATTCGCGTTCTCAAGACGTACCGGTTCAAGGACATCAAGTACATCACGAGTCACGAGTACGTCGCCGAGCCCCGCGGACGCAAGAACGATCCGCTGAATTTCCCTTGGGACCGATTGATTGACACGGCCAAGAAATACGGACTGGAACTGATCTACAAGCTCGACGAGCAGCCCAAGAAGCGTCAGTAA
- a CDS encoding NAD+ synthase, whose protein sequence is MQSMSVPILRSEPPTLDPLAIDAQAVADWLVMFLRDECIRRRGIGKAVLGLSGGVDSAVVAYLCARAFGPENVHTIRMPYKVSSQESLDHAQLVIDDLGLTARTIDITAMVDGYVTAAEPEISSHRIGNICARARMIVLFDQSAKLGALPIGTGNKSERLFGYYTWHADDSPPINPLGDLFKSQVWEVARVFGVPEVIIDKPASADLIKGQTDESDFGITYRRADRILHFLCNGYRMDQLVARGFDPHEVELVWKRVDATHWKRRLPTVAMLSSSAIGEFYLRPVDY, encoded by the coding sequence ATGCAATCCATGAGCGTGCCCATTTTGCGTTCTGAACCGCCGACCCTGGATCCGCTGGCCATCGATGCTCAGGCGGTTGCAGACTGGCTGGTGATGTTCTTGCGCGACGAGTGTATTCGGCGACGCGGAATCGGAAAAGCGGTGCTTGGGCTCTCGGGCGGGGTGGACTCCGCGGTGGTCGCGTACCTTTGCGCCCGAGCCTTTGGGCCGGAGAACGTCCACACCATTCGCATGCCGTACAAGGTCTCTTCGCAAGAAAGCCTGGACCACGCGCAGTTGGTCATCGACGATCTTGGACTGACCGCGCGCACCATCGACATCACCGCGATGGTCGACGGCTATGTGACGGCCGCCGAACCCGAGATTAGCTCGCACCGAATCGGAAACATCTGTGCCCGCGCGCGCATGATTGTTTTGTTCGACCAGTCCGCTAAGCTAGGAGCACTGCCGATCGGAACTGGAAACAAGAGCGAGCGGCTGTTCGGCTACTACACGTGGCATGCCGACGACTCCCCGCCGATCAACCCGCTCGGGGACCTCTTCAAGTCACAGGTCTGGGAAGTTGCCCGGGTGTTTGGAGTGCCCGAAGTGATCATAGACAAACCCGCAAGCGCAGACCTGATCAAAGGTCAGACCGATGAAAGCGACTTTGGGATCACCTATCGCCGAGCAGATCGGATCTTGCACTTCCTGTGCAACGGCTACCGAATGGATCAATTGGTTGCCCGCGGATTCGACCCGCATGAAGTGGAGCTGGTCTGGAAGCGCGTGGATGCGACGCACTGGAAGCGCCGACTACCGACCGTTGCGATGCTCTCCTCGAGCGCAATTGGTGAGTTCTACTTGCGACCGGTCGATTACTGA
- a CDS encoding penicillin acylase family protein: MSLAPLVALLATQLGATADRDSYGVPTIAAPSEPLAYEAMGYAVAQDRLWQMESSRRIARGRMAEVVGSSAVASDIQVIKTGYTDDELQVQFDGMRAKTRDNWVAYAKGVNRYIEDARAAGKLPKQYGEYNLSPEPWSVVDSAAIATMMSARFGSGGGYELVQWAASKYLKTQKCADRYLDVMDDIAWQNDPASPTTVAKEDEGQCTPMQFPIATRADTSRQLAALPAASLLELLPAIRIAYSEPTIDLAMQYSAPFKVGSYAVVVSGKRSRTGVPLLLGAPQMGHGSPSIVHEVVLKTPTLKVRGLDVPGVPGVLIGSTPTAAWTLTTGVADTTDIFVSTRSGDGLAYGSGKLAIQRSSRVLKVRGEPDQDVARQRTEFGPVIHEVASSKSVFVRRSTIWMRELQTYDQASDLGRCRTAKDVLEIGRNISLGFNLFFATQSGETGWVYCGLLPKRADGVDARFPTPLTPELNWRGAESIGAAVHVVNPKSGLLSNWNNKPISWWPNLDTPAWGALFRVDALRAAIPYSQLGPSDLEDVTPRIAKSDDATLGAFLPTLRKALKTPFGEEVADTAARELLGWDARNTAGSVGARIYSQWVREMRTLIFAEQTGNFMSQSTFDQATQPSVILRAIQRRTKYDFLGKRDPVSLARTAFENVVKQLSKVDRRVGTWRYSPSVMNYAGQTPVPYNNRGTFIQIVELGKQVSVRSITAPGISETEPHANDQVPLARGFMFKPVFTWD; this comes from the coding sequence ATGAGTCTTGCCCCGCTCGTTGCACTTCTGGCCACCCAACTCGGCGCGACCGCCGACCGCGACAGCTACGGCGTTCCGACAATCGCCGCGCCCAGCGAGCCATTAGCCTATGAGGCCATGGGTTATGCCGTGGCGCAAGACCGGCTCTGGCAAATGGAGAGTAGTCGCCGCATCGCGCGGGGTCGCATGGCCGAAGTCGTCGGCAGTAGCGCAGTCGCGAGCGACATCCAGGTCATCAAGACCGGCTACACCGACGACGAGCTTCAAGTGCAATTCGACGGCATGCGCGCCAAGACTCGCGACAACTGGGTCGCCTATGCCAAAGGAGTCAACCGGTACATCGAGGACGCGCGAGCCGCGGGCAAGCTGCCGAAGCAATACGGCGAATACAACTTGTCACCGGAACCCTGGTCGGTTGTCGACTCGGCGGCGATCGCGACGATGATGTCCGCGAGATTCGGCTCTGGAGGCGGCTATGAGCTGGTGCAGTGGGCTGCGAGCAAATACCTGAAGACGCAGAAGTGCGCCGACCGGTACCTGGACGTGATGGACGACATCGCCTGGCAGAACGATCCCGCGTCACCGACGACGGTGGCCAAGGAAGACGAGGGTCAGTGCACCCCCATGCAGTTCCCGATCGCCACCCGGGCCGACACGAGCCGGCAGTTGGCTGCGCTGCCAGCTGCCTCGCTCCTTGAGCTCTTACCCGCGATACGGATCGCGTACTCCGAGCCGACCATCGATCTGGCGATGCAGTACTCCGCGCCCTTCAAAGTAGGCTCATACGCCGTAGTCGTGAGCGGCAAACGATCTCGAACGGGTGTGCCGCTGCTACTCGGCGCACCCCAGATGGGGCACGGCTCGCCCAGCATCGTGCACGAAGTGGTTCTGAAGACCCCGACGCTCAAAGTCCGCGGACTCGATGTCCCCGGCGTCCCGGGAGTACTCATCGGTAGCACCCCCACCGCGGCGTGGACTCTGACGACGGGCGTTGCCGACACGACCGACATCTTCGTGAGCACTCGCTCGGGCGACGGGCTCGCGTACGGCAGCGGCAAGCTTGCGATCCAGCGTTCGTCACGTGTGTTGAAGGTCAGGGGGGAGCCTGACCAAGACGTGGCCCGGCAGCGCACCGAGTTCGGGCCGGTGATCCACGAGGTCGCCAGCAGCAAGTCTGTTTTCGTCCGACGCAGCACCATCTGGATGCGAGAACTCCAGACGTATGACCAAGCATCGGACCTGGGTCGGTGCCGTACCGCAAAGGACGTGCTGGAGATTGGCCGCAACATCTCACTGGGCTTCAACCTATTCTTCGCGACGCAAAGCGGCGAGACTGGGTGGGTCTACTGCGGGCTGTTGCCGAAGCGAGCAGATGGTGTGGACGCACGCTTCCCCACTCCGCTGACGCCCGAGCTGAATTGGCGCGGCGCAGAGTCGATCGGAGCAGCGGTTCACGTCGTGAACCCCAAGTCTGGACTGCTGAGCAATTGGAACAACAAGCCGATCTCGTGGTGGCCAAATCTCGACACCCCGGCTTGGGGCGCACTATTCCGAGTCGATGCGTTGCGGGCGGCAATCCCTTATTCACAGCTCGGCCCGAGCGATCTGGAGGACGTGACACCAAGGATCGCCAAGAGCGACGATGCAACACTCGGTGCATTCCTCCCGACGTTGCGCAAGGCGCTCAAGACGCCGTTTGGTGAAGAGGTGGCCGATACCGCGGCGCGCGAACTCCTCGGTTGGGACGCGCGCAACACAGCGGGCAGCGTCGGAGCGCGCATCTACTCGCAATGGGTGCGAGAGATGCGAACGTTGATCTTTGCCGAGCAGACTGGCAACTTCATGAGCCAGAGCACCTTTGACCAGGCCACGCAACCGAGCGTCATACTCCGCGCGATTCAGCGACGCACCAAGTACGACTTCCTCGGGAAACGCGATCCCGTTTCCCTCGCTCGCACTGCGTTCGAAAACGTGGTGAAGCAACTCTCCAAAGTGGATCGGCGAGTCGGTACCTGGCGCTACTCCCCCTCGGTAATGAACTACGCCGGTCAAACTCCGGTGCCTTACAACAATCGGGGCACTTTCATCCAGATCGTCGAACTGGGCAAGCAAGTCTCGGTCCGGTCAATCACCGCCCCCGGGATCTCCGAAACAGAACCGCACGCCAACGATCAAGTGCCGTTGGCGCGCGGATTTATGTTCAAGCCCGTCTTTACGTGGGATTAG
- a CDS encoding Gfo/Idh/MocA family oxidoreductase, with protein sequence MAKPRVNVGMIGYQFMGKAHSNAYRQVGRFFDLPCEVVMHTLCGRTEGPLREAADQFGWANTQTDWQRVVEDPDIDLIDVSVPGHLHAPIAIAAAKAGKAVLCEKPLANTLAEAQKMLAQARDSKVFHGLFHNYRFAPAVALARQIIDEGRLGEVRHIRAVYLQDWIVDPQFPRVWRLQRDQAGSGVHGDLNAHLIDLARYLVGEFDSVCGHLHTFIAERPLPDDPTQRGPVDVDDAAMFLAKFQNGARGTFEATRFATGRKNANRFEINGSKGSVAFDLERMNELEFFDAAASSHTQGFQRIQVTQGDHPYAGRYWPAGHILGYEHTFVNLISEALTAMRGGAKFAPNFEDGVRNQRVLHAVEQSHLEGAWVSAFCAEV encoded by the coding sequence ATGGCGAAACCGCGAGTCAATGTGGGGATGATCGGCTACCAGTTCATGGGCAAGGCACACAGCAATGCCTACCGCCAGGTGGGGCGTTTCTTTGACCTGCCGTGCGAGGTGGTGATGCACACGCTCTGCGGCCGTACCGAGGGGCCGCTGCGGGAAGCCGCCGACCAATTCGGTTGGGCAAATACTCAAACTGACTGGCAAAGGGTGGTTGAGGATCCCGATATCGACCTAATCGACGTGTCTGTGCCGGGCCACTTGCACGCTCCGATTGCGATTGCCGCGGCCAAAGCAGGCAAGGCTGTGCTGTGCGAGAAGCCGCTGGCGAACACGCTCGCAGAAGCGCAGAAGATGCTGGCCCAGGCGCGCGACTCGAAGGTCTTCCACGGTCTGTTTCATAACTACCGGTTCGCGCCCGCGGTCGCGCTGGCGAGGCAGATCATCGACGAAGGACGGCTGGGCGAAGTGCGCCACATCCGCGCGGTGTACCTTCAGGACTGGATCGTCGATCCGCAGTTCCCGCGCGTCTGGCGACTTCAGCGCGACCAGGCGGGCTCGGGAGTCCACGGTGACCTCAATGCCCACTTGATCGACTTGGCGCGTTACCTGGTAGGCGAGTTTGACTCAGTATGCGGGCACTTGCATACTTTTATCGCCGAGCGTCCATTGCCGGACGACCCCACGCAGAGAGGACCAGTCGACGTGGACGACGCCGCGATGTTCCTCGCAAAGTTTCAGAACGGAGCCCGCGGCACCTTCGAAGCGACCCGGTTTGCCACGGGTCGCAAGAACGCAAATCGATTCGAGATCAACGGCTCGAAGGGCTCGGTGGCTTTCGACCTGGAGAGAATGAACGAGTTGGAGTTCTTTGACGCGGCGGCGAGTTCGCACACGCAGGGATTTCAGCGAATCCAGGTTACGCAGGGCGACCATCCGTACGCGGGGCGATATTGGCCCGCGGGCCATATTTTGGGTTACGAGCACACGTTCGTGAACCTAATCTCGGAGGCTCTCACCGCAATGCGCGGAGGGGCGAAGTTTGCTCCGAACTTCGAGGATGGGGTGCGCAATCAGCGGGTGCTCCACGCCGTCGAGCAAAGCCACCTAGAGGGCGCATGGGTCTCGGCATTTTGTGCCGAAGTCTAG